From a region of the Etheostoma cragini isolate CJK2018 chromosome 22, CSU_Ecrag_1.0, whole genome shotgun sequence genome:
- the ccl20b gene encoding C-C motif chemokine 20b, whose protein sequence is MASSKVFLLCSLMILTTFISSTQSASCCLRYTKRQFPCQRLLGYTIQTMINSCDLRAVIFHLPGKFVCADPSTNWTQRGMKCVDERRRKTSQILTSRAPGNMSPHSS, encoded by the exons ATGGCAAGCAGCAAAGTGTTTCTCCTGTGCTCCCTCATGATCCTCACCACCTTCATCAGCAGCACGCAGTCAG CAAGCTGCTGCCTGAGGTACACCAAGCGTCAGTTTCCTTGCCAACGGCTACTGGGCTACACCATCCAGACCATGATAAACTCCTGCGACCTCAGAGCCGTCAT ATTCCACCTTCCTGGGAAGTTTGTGTGTGCCGACCCTTCAACCAACTGGACTCAGAGAGGGATGAAGTGTGTAGA tgaaaggaggaggaagaccaGTCAGATACTCACAAGCAGAGCGCCAGGCAACATGTCTCCACACAGCAGTTAA
- the tlr22 gene encoding toll-like receptor 22 isoform X1 codes for MIPKGESGCFRLTVVVLLLNICSFVVPVTGFSLKFCRISYNIAICSSSKLNTVPQDIPSMVNGLDLSVNKIQKIQASDFKNLSLLMQLDLKRNLIWQIDPGTFANQIFLKKLNLNNNRLVQLGDGLFDGLNNLTELRLYRNHIRAVAPTSFKSLTSLTFLDISNNKLRHITQVHTILHHLPNLWELVVKNNDLTTFQSWDLTNSSLKLAYLDLSQNPIAVFRITADVFPNLTWLNIGGSSKKLQMKWDVHNKTFLSQVSTLDISGLQITSDDMETLRATFSSSLTTLRMNAMKRTHLAALINISCTIPTLSALQLQRNSLYYVSSNFFQVCVNVTELDLSDNPMRYIDDHAFTPLHGLRILSLNRNKLTSVPVALRDLPTLEELDLSKNNISTLKCNDFANLKKLRQLSLHQNSISALQECVFKDLIRLQVLKLQNNTLSKLNGAFKKYLPNLKQLRLNGNKLTAIKHGEFMGLQSLQNLSLHENQIEKVESGSFIGLTNLTDIQLQSNDIKKTELDKGGFNHLINLRRLDLRDNHIKYSDSSPLLLPPFSKLSRLETLAIPGQHSRGKSKLPSNFLQGLTNLLDFSARNIQLLSLAKDTFNYTPRLQTLDISSNDLMELSPELFFPIRSLKSLYISRTSLWSLDFLIDAKLTKLEFLQARKNEYSILTDSVFSSTPALVYLDLQGNSFTCDCDNAWFSKWALYNTQTQVFDAYNFVCNYPPDLKNTKLLDLDVRSCIVDTEFICYISTTCTILLFMAVSFTYQFLRWQLAYAYYLFLALLFKTKHKNMQAHDQYDAFISYNTHDEPWVIRELLPKLEGEQGWRLCLHHRDFEPGKPIMDNITDAIYGSRKTICVISRRYLESEWCSREIQVASFRLFDEQKDVLILVFLEEIPTNQLSPYYRMRKLLKTRTYLSWPRAEEHPELFWEKLRQALNTREDLEDNRFLLVERA; via the exons atgatACCAAAAGGAGAATCCGGATGTTTTAGACTAACTGTTGTTGTTCTCTTGCTAAATATCTGCAGTTTTGTTGTTCCAGTCACAGGATTTTCTCTGAAGTTTTGCCGAATCAGTTACAATATCGCCATATGTTCCAGCAGTAAACTCAATACTGTTCCACAAGATATTCCCTCAATGGTGAACGGTTTGGACCTGTCTGTGAACAAGATTCAAAAAATACAAGCATCAGATTTCAAAAATCTTTCACTTTTGATGCAGTTAGACCTGAAACGCAATTTAATTTGGCAGATAGATCCAGGCACCTTTGCCAATCAGATTTTCCTCAAGAagttaaatctaaataacaaCCGACTTGTTCAGCTTGGAGATGGTCTTTTTGATGGTTTGAACAACCTCACAGAGCTCAGATTGTACAGAAATCATATCAGAGCAGTGGCACCCACCTCTTTTAAGTCCTTGACAAGcttgacatttttggacatcTCCAACAACAAACTTAGACACATAACACAAGTTCATACTATACTACACCATCTGCCAAATCTATGGGAGCTGGTAGTCAAAAACAACGATTTAACCACTTTTCAGTCGTGGGACCTGACTAACAGCTCACTCAAACTTGCTTACCTTGATTTGTCTCAAAATCCGATTGCAGTCTTCAGGATCACTGCAGATGTATTTCCAAATCTCACCTGGTTAAACATCGGCGGCTCTTCTAAAAAGCTACAGATGAAATGGGACGTGCATAACAAGACTTTTCTTAGTCAAGTGTCTACTCTTGATATTAGCGGGCTTCAAATAACTTCTGATGACATGGAAACATTACGAGCCACATTCAGCTCCTCACTGACTACTCTGAGGATGAATGCAATGAAACGTACACACCTTGCAGCGCTGATCAACATTTCCTGCACCATCCCAACGTTGTCCGCACTCCAACTTCAACGGAACAGCCTCTATTATGTCAGTTCAAATTTCTTCCAGGTGTGTGTTAACGTAACAGAGTTGGATTTATCAGACAATCCGATGCGATACATTGACGACCACGCCTTCACACCTCTTCACGGTTTAAGGATCTTGAGTCTGAATCGCAACAAACTCACATCTGTTCCAGTTGCACTGAGGGATCTACCAACTCTTGAAGAGCTGGATCTCAGCAAGAATAACATCAGCACGCTTAAATGTAATGATTTTGCCAATCTGAAAAAACTCAGACAGCTCAGCCTTCATCAGAATTCCATCTCAGCTCTACAAGAGTGTGTGTTCAAGGATTTAATACGATTGCAGGTTTTAAAGCTACAGAACAACACCCTCTCCAAATTAAACGGCGCTTTCAAAAAGTACTTGCCCAATCTTAAACAACTCCGTTTGAATGGAAATAAACTGACTGCCATTAAACATGGGGAATTTATGGGCTTGCAATCCCTCCAGAACTTGTCATTACATGAAAATCAAATAGAAAAAGTGGAAAGTGGGTCTTTTATTGGATTGACAAATCTTACAGATATTCAGCTGCAATCgaatgatattaaaaaaactgaactagACAAAGGGGGTTTCAATCATCTGATAAATTTAAGAAGATTAGATTTGAGGGACAATCACATTAAATACTCCGACAGTTCACCTTTGCTTCTTCCACCATTTTCTAAGCTGTCCCGTCTGGAGACATTGGCTATTCCTGGACAGCACAGCAGAGGGAAGTCTAAGCTGCCAAGCAACTTCCTGCAAGGTTTGACTAATCTTTTGGATTTCAGTGCCAGGAACATTCAACTTTTATCCCTGGCCAAAGACACGTTTAATTACACGCCTCGACTGCAAACGCTTGACATTAGCTCAAATGACCTTATGGAGCTTTCTCCTGAATTGTTTTTCCCAATTAGAAGCCTTAAAAGCCTCTACATATCAAGAACAAGTCTTTGGTCTCTAGATTTCCTTATAGATGCCAAACTTACTAAGCTGGAGTTCCTGCAGGCAAGAAAGAATGAATATTCAATTTTAACTGATTCAGTATTCAGTTCCACACCAGCTCTTGTTTACTTGGATCTTCAAGGCAATAGCTTCACCTGTGACTGCGATAATGCCTGGTTCAGTAAGTGGGCATTATACAACACCCAAACACAAGTTTTTGACGCCTACAACTTTGTGTGCAACTATCCTCCAGAcctcaaaaatacaaaactgttGGATCTAGACGTCCGGTCATGCATAGTGGACACTGAATTCATCTGCTATATCTCCACCACGTGTACGATCCTCCTGTTCATGGCGGTGTCCTTCACCTACCAGTTCCTGAGGTGGCAGCTGGCCTACGCCTACTACCTCTTCTTGGCTTTGCTCTTTAAGACAAAGCATAAAAACATGCAAGCTCATGATCAGTACGATGCCTTCATCTCCTACAACACCCACGATGAGCCATGGGTCATCAGAGAGCTGTTGCCAAAACTGGAAGGGGAGCAGGGCTGGAGGTTGTGTCTGCACCATAGAGACTTCGAGCCAG gTAAACCCATCATGGACAACATCACGGATGCCATCTATGGAAGCAGGAAGACCATCTGTGTGATCAGTCGCAGATACCTTGAGAGTGAGTGGTGCTCCAGAGAGATTCAGGTGGCCAG CTTCCGTCTGTTTGATGAGCAGAAGGACGTGCTGATCCTGGTGTTTCTGGAGGAGATTCCAACCAATCAGCTGTCTCCTTACTACCGCATGAGGAAGCTGTTAAAGACGCGGACCTACCTGAGCTGGCCTCGAGCAGAGGAGCACCCTGAATTGTTCTGGGAGAAACTGCGCCAGGCTCTGAACACCAGAGAAGATCTCGAAGATAACAGGTTCCTCCTGGTGGAAAGAGCGTGA
- the tlr22 gene encoding toll-like receptor 22 isoform X2, protein MDNITDAIYGSRKTICVISRRYLESEWCSREIQVASFRLFDEQKDVLILVFLEEIPTNQLSPYYRMRKLLKTRTYLSWPRAEEHPELFWEKLRQALNTREDLEDNRFLLVERA, encoded by the exons ATGGACAACATCACGGATGCCATCTATGGAAGCAGGAAGACCATCTGTGTGATCAGTCGCAGATACCTTGAGAGTGAGTGGTGCTCCAGAGAGATTCAGGTGGCCAG CTTCCGTCTGTTTGATGAGCAGAAGGACGTGCTGATCCTGGTGTTTCTGGAGGAGATTCCAACCAATCAGCTGTCTCCTTACTACCGCATGAGGAAGCTGTTAAAGACGCGGACCTACCTGAGCTGGCCTCGAGCAGAGGAGCACCCTGAATTGTTCTGGGAGAAACTGCGCCAGGCTCTGAACACCAGAGAAGATCTCGAAGATAACAGGTTCCTCCTGGTGGAAAGAGCGTGA